Proteins from a single region of Engystomops pustulosus chromosome 5, aEngPut4.maternal, whole genome shotgun sequence:
- the SDC2 gene encoding syndecan-2: MRNMWILLSFALLSLVSGETMVATTSDKDLYIDNTSVEESSGVYPIDDDDYSSGSGSGVVDVEDQDVPVQLTTGRALPENPPTSNAPVVERTTPKMQTSIVLNSEDNVEKSDRDLLEGNPNREVDVYTEKQSENLFHRTEVLAAVIAGGGIGFLFAVFLILLLVYRMRKKDEGSYDLGERKPSSAVYQKAPTKEFYA, translated from the exons atggtGGCCACAACATCAGACAAAGACTTGTATATCGACAACACTTCCGTCGAAGAATCCTCCGGAGTATATCCGATCGATGACGATGACTACTCGTCTGGCTCCGGATCCG GAGTTGTAGACGTCGAAGACCAAGATGTTCCCGTACAGCTCACTACCGGTAGGGCTCTTCCAGAAAATCCACCAACCAGTAACGCTCCAGTAGTGGAGAGGACTACGCCAAAGATGCAGACAAGCATAGTCTTAAATTCAGAG gACAATGTGGAGAAGAGCGACCGAGATCTGCTAGAAGGTAATCCTAACCGGGAAGTAGACGTGTACACGGAGAAGCAGTCGGAGAACCTATTCCACAGAACAGAAGTACTTGCAG CGGTCATTGCTGGTGGAGGCATTGGCTTCCTCTTTGCCGTTTTCTTAATCCTGCTGCTGGTTTACCGCATGAGAAAGAAGGACGAAGGCAGCTACGACCTCGGAGAGCGAAAACCATCCAGCGCCGTCTACCAAAAGGCACCAACTAAAGAGTTTTATGCATAA